From Luteococcus japonicus, one genomic window encodes:
- a CDS encoding helix-turn-helix domain-containing protein — MESFGEALRTLRKDAGMRQVDLVEALGNVIARSTLANVEVGRERPSARLWNKVRCTFPEWTDTLEPLFPSRSRVDEAFELSDPFETVEANYAYIFREHPSPEEIVQVRRVRATRDGAAEYGLKITSERTEFGLDSEPLFGGWIHRDEHHIDERRSLYLTRFHFDRPLKTGEEHEFGLRSWVAQGDPGRSARVTFTLPTERARITLNFLGRRLPRSVWSFGPLPDPMLVPAEGLGCSEVKALDHGIYCLNLHNPKPSQCYGMGWAW, encoded by the coding sequence ATGGAGAGCTTCGGGGAGGCATTGCGAACCCTGCGCAAGGACGCCGGGATGCGCCAGGTGGACCTGGTGGAAGCCCTCGGCAATGTGATTGCACGCTCCACCCTGGCCAATGTCGAAGTGGGACGCGAGCGGCCGTCGGCTCGCCTGTGGAACAAGGTCCGGTGCACCTTTCCGGAGTGGACCGACACGCTTGAGCCCCTGTTCCCTTCCCGCTCACGTGTCGACGAGGCCTTCGAGCTCTCCGACCCCTTCGAGACCGTCGAGGCGAACTACGCCTACATATTCCGAGAGCACCCTTCTCCCGAGGAGATCGTGCAGGTCCGTCGGGTGCGGGCGACCCGCGATGGCGCAGCCGAGTACGGGTTGAAGATCACCAGCGAGCGGACCGAGTTCGGGCTGGACAGCGAACCGCTCTTCGGCGGCTGGATCCACCGCGACGAACACCACATCGACGAGCGCCGCAGCCTCTACCTGACACGCTTCCACTTCGACCGCCCGCTCAAGACTGGCGAGGAACACGAGTTCGGCCTGCGCTCCTGGGTGGCCCAAGGGGACCCCGGCCGCTCCGCCCGGGTCACCTTCACCCTGCCCACCGAGCGGGCACGCATCACCTTGAACTTCCTGGGCCGTCGGCTTCCCCGCTCCGTGTGGAGTTTTGGCCCCCTGCCGGACCCGATGCTGGTGCCCGCCGAGGGGCTGGGATGCTCGGAGGTCAAGGCGCTGGACCACGGCATCTACTGCCTCAACCTGCACAATCCCAAGCCCTCGCAGTGCTACGGAATGGGCTGGGCCTGGTAG